The genome window GGACAGTTGAAGAATGTTGCTCAGTACAATATCGGGTTTTTCACCAAACGGTTCTTTGGAAGCGGGCAGGGGGGCTTCCCCGGAGCCACCGGAATCCGGTTGCTCCATGTCTTCGGCATACAGGGTTCCGGGCAATTCGAGCCCGGCCTGCAAACGAAACCGGTTTTCCCCCGTCGGAGTGTCGGATTCTGCACGCGCGGTTAGTGGATGAAATATCAGAATGTTAATGGCCATTACGGCAAACAGGACAGAACACACACCCCTCATGAACATAAGCATAATCCCTGCACTCTCCAAGGGTTAATAGGAAAAACTGATTATATTATAACGATTTAACGAATTTAAAGTGAAATCCCCCAGAAGGGCGACATTCACGGAACCGATGCAGGAAACAGCCCCCTTGTTCCATCTCCTGCCATATTTTCCATAAAAACGGTCAAGCCTTGCACCCTCGTTCCCGATTCAAATGTCAAAACCCAGCCGATCAAGGCCTTTAAATTCAAAATGGACTGCAAAGGTTCCATAATAAAGAGCGGACTCTGGGGAAACGGGGCTCCACGGTTTCAACTTTTATAGGATCTGCTGTATTTGCTAAAAAATCCTTGTATAAATTACATTAACTGTATAAAATGAAAATAGTAATCACTTATAAATTTAAACAGATCGCCTGATATCCATATCGAACCCCATCATCCATTATGACCAACCCCACAAACAACCCGGCGCTTTCCCGAGTCACCGCAGCGGATATCCTGAAAGTCATTCCCATCACTCGAAAAACGCTGTGGCTCTGGCAGAAGAAGTACAACTTTTTCCCCGATCCCATTAAGGAAGCACACCCCGGCGGCAAAGGCATCGTTGGTTATTACCCAGCCTGGGTGAAGGAGCGCTGCAAACGGGTTTATGAGTTGCAGAAAAGTGGCTACACCATCGCCATGATCAAGGATATTCTCAAGAAAGAGACCGAGGAAAAATCCTCCAGGAAAATCCTGGTCGTGGATGACGAGAAAAAGTTCACCTCCCTGGTTCAAAAGTTTCTTGAAAAGGACGGCTACCTTGTGGAGGTCGCCGGCAACGGTCTGGACGCCGGTTTGAAAGCGGCCGACTTCCTGCCTTCCATCATGCTGCTCGACATCAACCTGCCAGGGCTGAACGGTCTCGAAGTGTGTTCCAATCTCAAGAATAACCCCAAAACCGCTTTCATGACCATCATTGTCATCTCCGCCAGCACGGAATATTCCGAACAACAGGTTCAGGAAGCGGGCGGGGACCTGTTTATCAGAAAACCGGTGGACCTGACCGATCTGCTTGAAAAGTGCAACGCCATCCTCGACGAAAACACCGCCAATCCCTGATCCGTCACAAAGCCCAGGACACTGTCCGAAAAAATCCGAGCCCAGGTGGTTTTTTCCAATTTATCCCTGTAAAAAATCGGCGTTTTGGAATATGCTGGCACAAATCATTTTCTGGAACCGAAACCTGACAATTTTATGAATGAAACCACGCAGGTAGCTGAATCGAAGATCGAAGAACTGGAACAGATTGCCCGGAAAATACGGCGGAAAAGTCTGGAGATCATCCACCGCGCCGGATCCGGTCATCCCGGCGGCAGCCTGTCGGGGGCCGACATTGCGGCGGCTCTGTTCTTTGGGGTGATGCGCTACGACCCCAAAAACCCGCTCGATCCCAAGCGCGACCGCTTTATTTTGAGTAAGGGCCATGCGACGGGACTGCTTTACGCTACGCTGTCGCAGGCCGGGTTCATCACCGATGCGGAGCTGGTCGATTACCGCAAGATCAACAGCAAGCGCAATCTGTCCGGCCACCCGCATCCGAAAACCCCGGGCGTGGAAATCGCCACCGGCAGTCTGGGGCAGGGGCTGAGCGCCGGTCACGGCATGGCGCTGGCGGCCCGCCTCGACAATCTCGATTACCGCGTGTACGTGCTCATGGGCGACGGGGAATTGCAGGAAGGGCAGGTCTGGGAAGCGGCCATGTCCGCCGCCAAGTTCAAAAGCACCAACCTGGTCGCCATCGTCGATTACAACAAGGTGGCGCAGGACAGCATCACCAAGGACCTGAAAGACCTGGAACCGATCGAGGACAAATGGCGAGCCTTTGGCTGGGACGTGCAGCGCATCGACGGTCATGACATGGCGCAGGTGCACAAGGCGCTGACCCTGCCGCTGCACGCGGAAAAGCCGCGCGTCATCATCGCCGACACGGTGAAAGGCAAAGGGGTCAGCTTTATGGAGGGGAAAACCGCCTGGCACGGCGTGGCTCCCTCGGACGAAGATTTTGCAAAAGCCATGAAGGAGCTGGAATGATCGACGGAGCGACACGAGACGGCTATGGAGCCGCGTTGGAAGAATTGGGAGGCAACCGCAAGGTGGTCGTTCTGGATGCGGGCGTCAGTGACAGCACGCGCAGCAAAAAATTCGGCGACAAGTACCCGGAGCGGTTCTTCAATATGGGCATCAGCGAGGGCGACATGGTGTGCACGGCGGCAGGGCTCGCCACCACCGGCAAGGTGGCTTTCGCCACCAGTTTCGCCTGTTTTCTGCTGGGCCGCACGATGGATCAGGTGCTGGTCAGCGTCGCGTACTCCAACAACAACGTCAAACTGGTGGGCACGCATTCCGGACTGGCCGTCGGCGAAGACGGCCCCACGGCACAGATGATCGTGGATATCGCCTACACCCGTGCCATGCCCAACCTTGCGGTCATCCAGCCGGCGGATTATCAGGAAGCATTTGAGGCCACCCGGTTTCTGATCGATCACCAGGGCCCTGTGTACATGCGTCTTGGCCGGGCCAAGGTGAAAGCGGTGCACGACGCGGATTACACGTTTCAATTGGGAAAAGGCCACGTCATCCGCGAAGGCAAGGACCTGGTTATTTTCGCCACCGGCGGCATGGTTCAGGAAAGCCTCCAGGCCATGGAACATCTGGCCAAAGACGGCCTGAGGCCAACTCTGGTCAACCTCTCCAGCATCAAACCCATCGATAAAGACCTCATTCTGGAGCAGGCCAAAAAGAATGGCCGGGTGTTGACGGCTGAAGACCATAATGTCATCGGCGGCCTGGGCGATGCGGTGCTGGAAGTGCTGCTCGACCACGATATCCATGTCCCGGTGCGCCGCATCGGTGTGCGCGATCATTTCGCCGAGACCGGCTCGAAAGACCAGCTTTATGAAAAGTACGGCCTGTCCCACAACCACATCGCCAAAACCGCTCTGGCCTTGTGCGATGGCCAACCGGCCTGAAAACCTGCTGCCTCATTGGGGCGCAACCGCGCCCGGTTCCTGAAACGCCAAGACACCGCCCCAGTAGGAGGGGACCTCAGAACGGCCCCTTGATTTCGCCTGATCCCTAGTTGACATAATATATGTTATGGGAACCTAGGCTTGGGATGATGCATTTACCCTCCATCCCCATTTTTTGATATCAGATTGATTTGTAAGGTTTGAATGGAGTTTGCGTTCTATCAGGTCGATGTGTTCACCGATCAACCGCTGGCCGGAAACCCCCTGGCGGTGTTTACCGATGCCCAGGGCCTGAGCGCGGCGCAGATGCAGGCCATCGCCCGCGAGATGAATCTGTCGGAGACCACGTTCCTCGTTCCCGCCAGCCGGCCGGAATCGGATTTCGACGTACGCATCTTCACACCCGATAAGGAACTCCCGTTCGCTGGGCACCCGACCTTGGGCACCGCTCACATTCTTTATGAAACCGGCAAGCTGGATGCGAGCCGGACCGAGTATCAGTTCGGCATGAAAATCGGTGCCATCCGCGTGACCCGTTCCGGGACGGTCTTTTTCATGCAGCAGCCGTTGCCTCAATTCCAGCCGCCCCGGTCCGATGCCGCCGCCATTGCGGAAGCTCTTGGGCTGGCCGTCGGCGACCTGCATCCCGACGTGCCCGCTCAGGTGGTTTCAACCGGTTTGCCCGCGCTCATGGTCCCGCTTAGAAACCGGGCCACCGCCGGTCGCATCGATTTGAACCTGTCCCGGTTGCGGGACGTGCTGGGTGGCGTCGAGATGATTTATCCATTCAGCCTGGACCCGGTGGCCCCCAATGCCCGGGTGCATGCACGGGGGTTCGCCCCCTTCATCGGCATCCCGGAAGATCCCGCCACGGGCAGCGTGGCAGGCGCTATGGGTAGCTATCTGGTCGAACACAAGCTATTGGATGAGTCGGAATGGAGGGATTTTCGACTGGAACAGGGCCTCGAAATGGGCCGCCCTTCTGAAATCCGGGTGGCCATCGGGGTGGCGGACGGGGCGATCCGCTCGGTGCAGGTGGGCGGCACGGCCCGAACCGTGATAGAAGGCTGTTTGAAGCTATAAAAAAGGCCCGGGAGAACACTTCTCCTGGGCCTTTTCACTCACTATATGGAAATCAGTCAGGCGCTTTTTTTGCCCTTCCGAGATACTTCAGAAGCATGCGCATAAGCACAGTTGGGACAGTAGTGACCCACCTCCCGCGAACACATGATGCAGGCCGTCATTTCTCCACTTTCCCGAATCAACCCACCACAATGGTTGCAACGCGGGGCTGGCTCTTCCACTTTCTTCTTTTTTGCGTAGCGTCTGTCGTTGACCAGAAGCTTGCTGCGCGAAATATTCACATACATAGCAAACCCCCCTTTTCTTTAGATTGAGCCCGGTAATCGGGTTCTTTCCGGGTTGGATGTCTGCTGTATCAAAAAGTTTTAAAAATTTTTCAAAAAAGAATCCATTGTTTAACTATTTAGATTAAAAAATATACTATAAATATACAATTAATATTACTTATATGCGTGCCATAACTCCTTTATTGACGGTTTCGACCCGATCCTGCCCGAACAGAATCCCGACCAGTTTCAGGGCAAATTCCAGTGCCGTTCCGGGCGAACGGCTGGTCACGAGGTTGCCGTCCACCACCACCCTGTCCTCCGAGTAATGCACCTCGTTCAGCTTTTCCTGCACCGAGGGGTGCGAGGTGGTGTGGTGATTTTTCAGCACTCCGGCGGTTTGCAGGATCATCGGAGCGGCGCAAATGGCGGCTACGGTCTTGCCGTCGCGGTTCATATTCTGCACGATGCCGATGACGCTGGCATTGTTCTGCAGGTTGGTGGTCCCGGGCTGACCTCCCGGCAACACCAGCAGATCGTAATTCTTGTGATCGACCTCCGACAGCAGCACGTCCGCCAGAATGCGCACCCCGCGCGAGCCTTCGATGGGTTCCAACTGGGTGCCGGCGAGATCGACCCGCGCCCCGGCCCGTCTCAAAATATCCACCACCGTGATGGTCTCGATTTCCTCAAAACCCGGTGCCACGGCGATCATGACTTTTTTCATGCGTTTTCCTCCTCGTCCCAAAGGGAACATGTTCAAACTCCCCCTGATCCAAATAGTAGAACCGCCACGTTCCCATTGTCAAACCGCACTTCCGGCACAAGCCGATGGTTTCAGGTCAGTTGTGGTCCCAAAGAACCGATGCTAAAATAAACCCCATATGCGGAATACTTGGAATGGGAAAGCCCATGCATAAGGAGGAGGAGGTGGAACGGTTTTCCCGCCAGATCCAGTCGATGTTCAATGCCATTGCTCCGCGTTACGACCTTCTGAATCGCGTGCTGAGTTGCGGCGTCGATCAATACTGGCGCAAGCGAGCGATCCGCCGCCTGGCGTGGAAACCCGGCGGTCGTTATCTCGATCTCGCCTGCGGCACCGGCGATGTGGCGCTGGAATATTTTGAACGCCGGGACGGCTGCCCCGGTCAGGTGTGTGCCCTCGATTTCAGTGAAGCCATGTTGCGCCAGGCCGGGGTGAAGTTTCAAAACCGGCGGCCCCCCACCCTCCTGCCTCGGTTTTGTGCGGCGGCGGAAGCGCTGCCGTTCCGGGAAAAGAGTTTCGATGGCATCAGCGTCGCTTTTGGTGCACGCAATTTTGCTGATAGGGAACAGGCTTTGCGGGAAATGGTGCGGGTTCTCAAGCCGGGCGGCTGTGCCGTGATTCTGGAATTTTCGCTGCCCCGGGAACCGCTGCTGCGCGAAGCCTACCGCGCTTATTTCGACCGCGTGCTGCCCCGCATCGGCGGCTGGGTGTCCGGGCATGCAGACGCCTACACGTACCTGCCGGAATCCGTCGGCGAGTTTCCGGAACGCGTGGAGTTTGCGGAGATGATGCGGCGGGCGGGATTCGACCGGGTGCGTCATCGCGATATGACCTTTGGGATTGTGACTCTTTATGTGGGAACACAGGATGCCTGATACCGTGCCTTCAAGCGGAGGCGGACACGAATGAAAAAATTTATTTTTCTCGGAGTGTGGATCGTGCTGATCTGCGTGTCCTTGTATTGGGCGGTTGGGCGAGACACGAGGCCGGTAGTGGAAGCTCCGCTGGAGCTGCCCCTCGCCTCCACCGTGGACAACCCCTACTCCCACCTCGAAGGCTACGAAACCCTGGTCCGCATGCAGGAAGCGTTTGTGACCCATGCCCGGACGGTCAAACGGTCGGTGGTCAGCATCAACAACCTGACGGAAGTCGCATCCTCCAATGCCCGCAGCGATCTGTTCAGCGGCGAGCCCGGGACCTGGTTCACCCGTTTTCGCTACTGGCTGAAACGCACTTTTCGCAAGCAGTACCAGATGGAGAGCCTGGGGTCGGGCATGATCTTCAATGATGCCGGTTACATTGTCACCAACTACCACGT of Nitrospina watsonii contains these proteins:
- a CDS encoding transketolase family protein yields the protein MIDGATRDGYGAALEELGGNRKVVVLDAGVSDSTRSKKFGDKYPERFFNMGISEGDMVCTAAGLATTGKVAFATSFACFLLGRTMDQVLVSVAYSNNNVKLVGTHSGLAVGEDGPTAQMIVDIAYTRAMPNLAVIQPADYQEAFEATRFLIDHQGPVYMRLGRAKVKAVHDADYTFQLGKGHVIREGKDLVIFATGGMVQESLQAMEHLAKDGLRPTLVNLSSIKPIDKDLILEQAKKNGRVLTAEDHNVIGGLGDAVLEVLLDHDIHVPVRRIGVRDHFAETGSKDQLYEKYGLSHNHIAKTALALCDGQPA
- a CDS encoding PhzF family phenazine biosynthesis protein codes for the protein MEFAFYQVDVFTDQPLAGNPLAVFTDAQGLSAAQMQAIAREMNLSETTFLVPASRPESDFDVRIFTPDKELPFAGHPTLGTAHILYETGKLDASRTEYQFGMKIGAIRVTRSGTVFFMQQPLPQFQPPRSDAAAIAEALGLAVGDLHPDVPAQVVSTGLPALMVPLRNRATAGRIDLNLSRLRDVLGGVEMIYPFSLDPVAPNARVHARGFAPFIGIPEDPATGSVAGAMGSYLVEHKLLDESEWRDFRLEQGLEMGRPSEIRVAIGVADGAIRSVQVGGTARTVIEGCLKL
- the ubiE gene encoding bifunctional demethylmenaquinone methyltransferase/2-methoxy-6-polyprenyl-1,4-benzoquinol methylase UbiE — protein: MHKEEEVERFSRQIQSMFNAIAPRYDLLNRVLSCGVDQYWRKRAIRRLAWKPGGRYLDLACGTGDVALEYFERRDGCPGQVCALDFSEAMLRQAGVKFQNRRPPTLLPRFCAAAEALPFREKSFDGISVAFGARNFADREQALREMVRVLKPGGCAVILEFSLPREPLLREAYRAYFDRVLPRIGGWVSGHADAYTYLPESVGEFPERVEFAEMMRRAGFDRVRHRDMTFGIVTLYVGTQDA
- a CDS encoding transketolase, which codes for MNETTQVAESKIEELEQIARKIRRKSLEIIHRAGSGHPGGSLSGADIAAALFFGVMRYDPKNPLDPKRDRFILSKGHATGLLYATLSQAGFITDAELVDYRKINSKRNLSGHPHPKTPGVEIATGSLGQGLSAGHGMALAARLDNLDYRVYVLMGDGELQEGQVWEAAMSAAKFKSTNLVAIVDYNKVAQDSITKDLKDLEPIEDKWRAFGWDVQRIDGHDMAQVHKALTLPLHAEKPRVIIADTVKGKGVSFMEGKTAWHGVAPSDEDFAKAMKELE
- a CDS encoding response regulator transcription factor → MTNPTNNPALSRVTAADILKVIPITRKTLWLWQKKYNFFPDPIKEAHPGGKGIVGYYPAWVKERCKRVYELQKSGYTIAMIKDILKKETEEKSSRKILVVDDEKKFTSLVQKFLEKDGYLVEVAGNGLDAGLKAADFLPSIMLLDINLPGLNGLEVCSNLKNNPKTAFMTIIVISASTEYSEQQVQEAGGDLFIRKPVDLTDLLEKCNAILDENTANP
- a CDS encoding DJ-1 family glyoxalase III encodes the protein MKKVMIAVAPGFEEIETITVVDILRRAGARVDLAGTQLEPIEGSRGVRILADVLLSEVDHKNYDLLVLPGGQPGTTNLQNNASVIGIVQNMNRDGKTVAAICAAPMILQTAGVLKNHHTTSHPSVQEKLNEVHYSEDRVVVDGNLVTSRSPGTALEFALKLVGILFGQDRVETVNKGVMARI